A genomic region of Pseudomonas sp. MPC6 contains the following coding sequences:
- a CDS encoding acetyl-CoA hydrolase/transferase family protein produces MYRDRIRLPSLLDKVMSAADAAALIEDGMTVGMSGFTRAGEAKAVPHALAERAKLTPLKITLMTGASLGNDLDKQLTEAGVLSRRMPFQVDSTLRKAINAGEVMFIDQHLSETVEQLRNQQLKLPDIAVIEAVAITEQGHIVPTTSVGNSASFAIFAKQVIVEINLAHNPNLEGLHDIYIPTYRPTRTPIPLVKVDDRIGSTAIPIPAEKIVAIVITNQPDSPSTVLPPDMDTQAIADHLIDFFKQEVAAGRMTNKLGPLQAGIGTIANSVMCGLIDSPFEDLTMYSEVLQDSTFDLIDAGKLTFASGSSITLSARRNTDVFGNLERYKDKLVLRPQEISNHPEVVRRLGIIGINTALEFDLYGNVNSTHVCGTRMMNGIGGSGDFARNAHLAIFVTKSIAKGGAISSVVPMVSHVDHTEHDVDILVTEIGLADLRGLAPRERARVVIDNCVHPDYRQALDDYFTAACAIGGHTPHILRDALSWHMNLEETGRMLAV; encoded by the coding sequence ATGTACCGTGATCGTATTCGCTTGCCTTCGTTGTTGGATAAAGTGATGAGCGCCGCTGACGCTGCCGCTCTGATTGAGGACGGCATGACCGTCGGCATGAGTGGTTTCACTCGCGCCGGCGAAGCCAAGGCTGTGCCGCACGCATTGGCCGAACGCGCCAAACTGACTCCGCTGAAAATCACCCTGATGACCGGCGCGAGCCTGGGCAACGACCTCGACAAACAGCTCACCGAAGCCGGCGTATTATCACGACGCATGCCATTCCAGGTCGATAGCACGCTGCGCAAGGCGATTAACGCCGGCGAAGTGATGTTCATTGACCAGCACCTTTCAGAAACCGTGGAACAGCTGCGCAACCAGCAGCTCAAGCTGCCGGACATCGCGGTGATCGAGGCCGTGGCGATCACCGAACAGGGCCACATCGTACCGACCACTTCGGTCGGCAACTCGGCCAGCTTTGCGATTTTCGCCAAACAGGTGATCGTTGAGATCAACCTGGCGCACAATCCGAACCTGGAAGGTCTGCACGACATCTATATCCCGACTTATCGCCCGACTCGCACGCCGATCCCGCTGGTGAAGGTTGACGACCGGATTGGCAGTACCGCCATCCCGATCCCGGCGGAAAAGATCGTCGCCATCGTGATCACCAATCAGCCCGACTCGCCTTCTACAGTACTGCCACCGGACATGGACACCCAGGCCATCGCCGACCATCTGATCGACTTCTTCAAGCAGGAAGTGGCGGCCGGACGCATGACCAACAAGCTGGGCCCGCTGCAAGCCGGGATCGGCACCATCGCCAACTCGGTGATGTGCGGCCTGATCGATTCCCCCTTCGAAGACCTCACCATGTACTCCGAAGTGCTGCAGGACTCGACCTTCGACCTGATCGATGCCGGCAAGCTGACTTTTGCATCGGGCAGTTCGATCACTTTGTCGGCTCGTCGCAATACCGACGTGTTCGGCAACCTGGAGCGCTACAAGGACAAACTGGTCCTGCGTCCACAGGAAATATCCAACCACCCGGAAGTGGTGCGCCGACTGGGCATCATCGGCATTAACACCGCACTGGAATTCGACCTGTACGGCAACGTCAACTCCACCCATGTCTGCGGCACGCGGATGATGAACGGGATCGGCGGTTCGGGCGACTTCGCGCGCAACGCGCACCTGGCGATCTTTGTGACCAAGTCGATCGCCAAAGGCGGCGCGATCTCCAGCGTCGTGCCCATGGTCAGCCACGTCGACCACACCGAGCATGATGTGGACATCCTCGTCACCGAGATCGGCCTGGCCGACCTGCGCGGCCTGGCACCGCGGGAGCGGGCTCGCGTCGTCATCGACAATTGTGTGCACCCGGACTATCGCCAGGCGCTGGATGACTACTTCACAGCGGCCTGCGCAATCGGTGGTCATACCCCGCATATCTTGCGCGACGCACTGAGCTGGCACATGAACCTCGAAGAAACCGGGCGCATGCTTGCCGTGTGA